One window from the genome of Anticarsia gemmatalis isolate Benzon Research Colony breed Stoneville strain chromosome 8, ilAntGemm2 primary, whole genome shotgun sequence encodes:
- the LOC142974854 gene encoding thioredoxin domain-containing protein 11 — MFPTADTEDISQVTSLTTKSGAASDAQDSVENTQVATQQSNRELTLNMLIKEMVFCIALALTTYGALHNTPTKISKHPQAIRFFKSDSIVRDWYRGQLSSALAGVNRADVSFVMYYAPWDAESQYVRGEFEKAALVLKDRVLFSAINCWNPGSECRLQNNKIPSWPILMVYTTISRGVLYKGPRDAYSMVNFLELMMRPLKRVSSSEDLVNLLSYCDAVAVGYTPLIDTSKYYNVWYTVALKIREADTLGEICFASVTSEELAVDLGVESVPNARLMLWNDTKEYISRDGDIQAWNDSSLMQWILENFSQPVQRIVPMWRKAFSFEKYVDGNPILMLFTPLNPLYEQLPAYALLREVAMEYYNCKNNDSSQWTSELVKLQQVQRLLYQQKNFTKFCQEFKFKAPVKKHSIFKKEVESQNNKYPWYNTTQKNQKSGVFNFLLKRGFTMSKDMESVDDNSQILSMLDWLQECSLKTLPAERSFYENYDQCQTFEENFVYEPVISTAQEEIETTMLPLEDDPLSPDNLIQDGVKHFCKIMRFAMEFGPSILTGSQSDERHNMTQIHGLSCAHNFSLHMIAVDSVRNHHFAESLGIDISNKKDMTAVVILDSKHESQYLLSEDYNAKSIREFIYNFTSKKLKRSLRTHVDDAAHTHYFGSDGATEQMGISGDSVHITDLTTRTFRRIVRTPGTMTIVCVCGGACSALTSRALLSAARLLASTGLVLRAARLDALRHDLPWHYTVQHYPTILVFTSRRPGEADSKSYPSGERVTAAGVVALALRSLPAPEHLRVRLVLCSAVQNYNERKTCLRDIKEHVTTLIGRNLKYWRRAQDRELREALLKRLQHLHTLSFHISLFHITDLNANSVKQTLLLNTLSVLSKNWNIDISVLSKNATTSSQRMRS; from the exons ATGTTTCCAACGGCGGACACTGAGGATATTTCGCAGGTCACGTCATTAACAACAAAGTCGGGTGCTGCTAGCGATGCCCAAGACTCGGTTGAAAATACTCAAGTCGCAACACAACAGAGTAACCGGGAGTTAACCCTCAACATGTTAATCAAGGAGATGGTCTTTTGTATAGCCCTGGCTCTGACTACTTATGGAGCCCTACACAACAC ACCAACAAAAATATCGAAGCATCCTCAAGCAATTAGATTCTTCAAATCGGATTCAATAGTTCGCGATTGGTACCGAGGACAACTTAGCAGTGCACTAGCCGGTGTAAACAGAGCAGATGTGTCCTTTGTAATGTACTATGCCCCTTGGGATGCTGAGTCTCAGTATGTCAGGGGAGAGTTTGAGAAAGCCGCCTTAGTTTTAAAAGATCGT GTTTTGTTTTCTGCAATCAATTGTTGGAATCCAGGAAGTGAATGTAGACTacagaacaataaaataccttCTTGGCCCATTTTGATGGTATACACAACTATCTCAAGAGGTGTCCTATATAAAG GTCCAAGAGATGCATATAGTATGGTAAACTTCTTAGAGTTAATGATGAGGCCACTGAAAAGAGTATCATCATCAGAAGATTTAGTGAATTTACTCTCTTATTGTgat GCCGTTGCAGTTGGATACACTCCATTAATAGATACCTCGAAGTATTACAACGTTTGGTACACAGTTGCATTGAAAATACGTGAAGCAGACACTTTGGGTGAAATATGTTTCGCATCGGTGACGTCAGAAGAGTTGGCCGTCGACCTCGGAGTGGAAAGCGTGCCGAACGCTCGCCTTATGTTGTGGAATGATACCAAG GAATACATATCACGCGACGGAGACATCCAAGCATGGAACGACTCGTCGCTAATGCAGTGGATATTGGAGAACTTCTCACAGCCAGTACAGAGGATAGTACCGATGTGGAGGAAAGCGTTCAGCTTCGAGAAATACGTCGACGGCAATCCTATACTTATGCTGTTCACGCCGCTTAACCCTTTGTATGAACAACTACCGGCTTACGCACTG TTAAGGGAAGTAGCGATGGAGTATTACAACTGTAAAAACAATGACAGCAGTCAATGGACATCGGAACTAGTAAAATTACAACAAGTTCAAAGGTTACTCTATCAACAGAAGAATTTCACAAAGTTTTGTCAAGAGTTCAAGTTTAAGGCGCCTGTCAAAAAACATagtatttttaagaaagaaGTAGagtcacaaaataataaatatccttGGTACAACACTACGCAAAAGAATCAGAAAAGTGGTGTGTTCAATTTCCTTTTGAAAAGAGGTTTTACTATGTCCAAAGATATGGAGAGTGTTGATGATAATTCTCAGATATTGTCTATGCTGGACTGGCTACAGGAATGTAGTTTGAAGACATTACCAGCTGAAAGGAGTTTTTATGAGAATTATGATCAATGCCAAACTTTTGAAGAGAATTTTGTATATGAACCTGTCATATCCACAGCACAGGAAGA AATAGAGACAACAATGCTGCCATTAGAAGACGATCCTTTATCCCCTGACAATTTAATACAAGATGGTGTCAAacacttttgtaaaataatgcgTTTCGCTATGGAGTTCGGTCCTTCTATTTTAACCGGGAGCCAATCAGATGAGAGACATAATATGACGCAGATCCACGGGCTGTCTTGTGCTCATAACTTTAGCTTGCACATGATAGCCGTGGACAGTGTACGCAATCATCACTTCGCCGAATCACTCGGCATAGATATTAGTAATAAGAAAGATATGACTGCTGTTGTTATATTGGACAGTAAG CATGAAAGCCAGTACTTATTATCAGAAGACTACAACGCCAAATCAATAAGAGAATTTATATATAACTTTACAAGTAAGAAGTTGAAGCGATCTCTCCGCACGCACGTGGACGACGCCGCGCACACGCACTACTTCGGCTCAGACGGCGCCACCGAACAGATGGGCATCAGTGGTGACTCTGTACATATCACGGACCTCACCACTAGGACTTTTAGGAGAATAGTCAGGACGCCTGGCACG ATGACAATAGTATGCGTGTGTGGCGGTGCGTGCAGCGCGCTCACGAGCCGTGCGCTGTTGTCGGCGGCGCGGCTGCTGGCGTCCACCGGCCTCGTCCTACGCGCCGCCAGGCTGGACGCGCTGCGACACGACCTGCCGTGGCACTACACCGTGCAACACTACCCTACCATACTTGTATTCACATCACGCAG GCCCGGCGAGGCGGATAGTAAGTCTTACCCGAGCGGAGAGCGAGTGACGGCGGCGGGCGTGGTGGCGCTGGCGCTGCGCTCTCTCCCCGCGCCTGAACACTTGCGTGTGCGACTTGTACTCTGCTCTGCCGTACAg AACTacaatgaaagaaaaacatgtCTGAGAGACATCAAAGAGCACGTGACGACACTCATCGGCAGGAACCTCAAGTACTGGCGGCGGGCGCAAGACAGAGAGCTTAGGGAAGCCTTACTTAAAAGACTGCAACATTTACACACACTCTCGTTCCACATAAGTTTATTCCACATAACAGATCTCAACGCAAATAGTGTAAAacagacattattattaaatacattaagtGTATTATCTAAGAACTGGAACATAGATATCTCAGTGTTAAGCAAAAATGCCACAACATCATCACAACGGATGCGAAGTTGA
- the LOC142974857 gene encoding nuclear distribution protein nudE-like 1, producing the protein MESPRQSDSDTVEYWKKQAKYYEQKVIDIQQELDEYTENSAQLEKELEASLVQVEKQNRDLEHQNQRLKSEIEMLRNKLERSQHETNALENELQALKIDKDKQGIYVRELEQKNDDLERGQRVISESVSCIESLLNQAYERNAVLESEVDEIETLRVRLQRATDEARDLKQELKVMERVPKEKKPDDSTNENSLVNGHSPNPSRTQVEIETQTSLMSPQKREINGNAMTPSSRVTAINIVGDLLRKVGLERFLCRECGKVKCSCDAPPAANHHITPPSVNCAKPANGLNDTESDKSDSVEYRHQRVRHHSESENGFPPKKPSIQTQRSSEQPFVRSSAQPENGKLRRSFAVRSREGLENLLNFSIRKGNDPDKGKQVQL; encoded by the exons ATGGAATCTCCAAGACAGTCAGACTCGGACACTGTCGAATATTGGAAGAAGCAAGCTAAGTATTATGAACAAAA ggtTATCGACATACAACAAGAGTTAGATGAATATACTGAAAATTCTGCACAGTTGGAAAAAGAATTGGAAGCTTCATTAGTACAAGTTGAAAAACAAAACCGAGATCTGGAACACCAAAATCAACGCCTGAAAAGTGAAATTGAAATGTTAAGG AACAAACTGGAAAGAAGTCAACATGAAACAAATGCATTAGAAAATGAACTACAGGcattaaaaatagataaagaCAAACAAGGAATATATGTCAGAGAGCTGGAGCAAAAGAATGATGACTTAGAGAGAGGTCAGAG AGTCATATCAGAATCTGTGTCATGCATAGAGTCGCTGTTAAATCAAGCATATGAAAGAAATGCTGTTCTAGAGAGTGAAGTAGATGAAATAGAGACATTGCGTGTCAGATTGCAAAGAGCAACAGATGAAGCCAGAG ATCTGAAACAAGAATTGAAAGTTATGGAACGAGTTCCAAAAGAGAAGAAACCAGATGACAGTACAAATGAAAACTCATTAGTCAATGGACATAGTCCAAACCCATCTCGAACTCAAGTAGAGATAGAAACACAAACTTCTCTAATGTCACCACAAAAAC GTGAAATTAATGGCAACGCAATGACGCCTTCGTCTCGAGTAACGGCCATAAATATAGTTGGTGATCTGCTACGCAAAGTAGGG CTTGAAAGGTTTCTTTGCCGTGAGTGTGGTAAGGTTAAATGCTCCTGTGACGCACCTCCAGCCGCTAATCATCACATAACCCCACCGAGCGTCAACTGCGCAAAGCCAGCCAATGGACTGAATGACACTGAATCTGATAAAAGTGATTCAGTAGAGTACAGACACCAAAGAGTACGGCATCATTCTGAATCTGAGAATGGTTTCCCGCCGAAAAAACCATCTATACAAACCCAACGATCGTCTGAACAACCGTTCGTTCGATCGTCGGCACAACCAGAAAATGGAAAACTAAGAAGATCATTCGCCGTACGATCTCGGGAGGGTTTAGAAAATCTCTTAAACTTTTCCATCAGAAAAGGCAATGATCCCGATAAGGGGAAACAAGTACAACTTTAA
- the PIG-Q gene encoding phosphatidylinositol glycan anchor biosynthesis class Q isoform X2 gives MTNFNNPSWVGNSMFMQHIYNYWILIQWLISTVKRDKKVAIKQGNLICAVLIDLVLGYIILQLLPQNKNVISSTLMGVLERLIHLLYTLLKWLMGAPVGLKLNNAFNKMLGKYFSYHVQLWWLFLDVSGEKLDLILDIYKYIGYLGFTFQTALVADLICIATFHSYCIYVYAARLFNIQISGLIALMRLFVGRKYNPLRGGIDSCEYTNQELFVGTVAFTILLLLLPTTALYYIVFTGFRVLSLVVQYVLAKLIYLVQTSPLYVIFLWLTQSPKVRGNILMEVVNDEEDSPLVLKLKLFNRSIPELVNLFQPPVDISKHVKWTDLLSNMLVGKQIV, from the exons ATGACAAACTTTAACAACCCATCATGGGTGGGTAACTCTATGTTTATGCAACACATCTATAATTACTGGATATTGATTCAATGGCTTATTTCAACAGTAAAAAGGGATAAGAAA GTAGCAATCAAACAAGGGAACCTAATTTGTGCAGTGTTGATAGATCTTGTACTGGGTTACATTATATTGCAATTActaccacaaaataaaaatgtcatcaGCTCAACACTTATGGGTGTTTTAGAG AGATTGATTCATTTACTTTATACTCTGCTTAAATGGCTAATGGGAGCTCCAGTTGGGCTGAAACTCAATAATgctttcaataaaatgttgGGGAAATATTTTTCCTATCATGTGCAGCTGTGGTGGCTGTTTTTGG ATGTGTCAGGAGAGAAGTTAGATTTGATTCTTgacatttacaaatacataGGATATTTAGGATTTACATTCCAGACAGCTCTTGTAGCTGATTTGATATGTATAGCTACATTTCACTCTTATTGCATCTATGTATATGCAGCCAG atTGTTCAATATTCAGATATCAGGCCTTATTGCACTAATGAGATTATTTGTTGGGAGGAAATATAATCCTTTGAGAGGTGGCATTGACTCTTGTGAGTACACCAACCAAGAACTATTTGTTGGGACTGTGGCTTTCACAATATTGTTACTTTTGCTGCCTACAACTGCTCTCTATTACATTGTGTTCACTGGG TTTCGGGTGTTATCTCTGGTAGTCCAATATGTACTAGCCAAGTTAATTTACTTGGTGCAAACATCACCTCTGTATGTTATTTTTCTGTGGTTAACACAATCTCCTAAAGTGAGAG GAAACATTTTGATGGAAGTGGTAAATGACGAAGAAGATTCTCCACTAGTGCTaaagttaaaattgtttaacagaTCCATACCCGAGTTGGTCAACCTCTTTCAGCCTCCAGTTGATATATCAAAACATGTGAAATGGACTGACTTATTATCGAACATGCTCGTTGGTAAACAAATTgtttag
- the PIG-Q gene encoding phosphatidylinositol glycan anchor biosynthesis class Q isoform X1 — MSNTIRILLPEFPYNLKEIYFKGYVSANNDFTTTIYITKYAGKVELLSKKQNDWENEIYGSLGNNFPKKLSCKYRNYLAVERSSALQINKLVINGNQINNTNNCVVILYNYDNVRDSQAICVSTNDYFSKLVNLIQNEDNQDDMTNFNNPSWVGNSMFMQHIYNYWILIQWLISTVKRDKKVAIKQGNLICAVLIDLVLGYIILQLLPQNKNVISSTLMGVLERLIHLLYTLLKWLMGAPVGLKLNNAFNKMLGKYFSYHVQLWWLFLDVSGEKLDLILDIYKYIGYLGFTFQTALVADLICIATFHSYCIYVYAARLFNIQISGLIALMRLFVGRKYNPLRGGIDSCEYTNQELFVGTVAFTILLLLLPTTALYYIVFTGFRVLSLVVQYVLAKLIYLVQTSPLYVIFLWLTQSPKVRGNILMEVVNDEEDSPLVLKLKLFNRSIPELVNLFQPPVDISKHVKWTDLLSNMLVGKQIV, encoded by the exons ATGAGTAACACTATTAGAATATTGCTTCCTGAATTTccttataatttaaaagaaatatatttcaaaggTTATGTTAGTGCTAACAATGATTTTACTACCACAATTTATATCACAAAATATGCTGGTAAAGTGGAATTGCTATCCAAGAAACAGAACGATTGGGAGAATGAAATATACGGCAGTTTAGGAAATAATTTTCCAAAGAAATTGTCATGTAAATATCGTAACTATTTAGCTGTGGAACGAAGCTCTGCGTTGCAAATCAATAAACTAGTTATTAATGggaatcaaataaataatacaaataattgtgtagTCATACTTTATAACTATGATAATGTCAGAGATTCACAGGCTATTTGTGTTTCAACCAATGACTATTTTTCAAAACTAGTCAATTTGATTCAAAATGAAGACAATCAAGATGATATGACAAACTTTAACAACCCATCATGGGTGGGTAACTCTATGTTTATGCAACACATCTATAATTACTGGATATTGATTCAATGGCTTATTTCAACAGTAAAAAGGGATAAGAAA GTAGCAATCAAACAAGGGAACCTAATTTGTGCAGTGTTGATAGATCTTGTACTGGGTTACATTATATTGCAATTActaccacaaaataaaaatgtcatcaGCTCAACACTTATGGGTGTTTTAGAG AGATTGATTCATTTACTTTATACTCTGCTTAAATGGCTAATGGGAGCTCCAGTTGGGCTGAAACTCAATAATgctttcaataaaatgttgGGGAAATATTTTTCCTATCATGTGCAGCTGTGGTGGCTGTTTTTGG ATGTGTCAGGAGAGAAGTTAGATTTGATTCTTgacatttacaaatacataGGATATTTAGGATTTACATTCCAGACAGCTCTTGTAGCTGATTTGATATGTATAGCTACATTTCACTCTTATTGCATCTATGTATATGCAGCCAG atTGTTCAATATTCAGATATCAGGCCTTATTGCACTAATGAGATTATTTGTTGGGAGGAAATATAATCCTTTGAGAGGTGGCATTGACTCTTGTGAGTACACCAACCAAGAACTATTTGTTGGGACTGTGGCTTTCACAATATTGTTACTTTTGCTGCCTACAACTGCTCTCTATTACATTGTGTTCACTGGG TTTCGGGTGTTATCTCTGGTAGTCCAATATGTACTAGCCAAGTTAATTTACTTGGTGCAAACATCACCTCTGTATGTTATTTTTCTGTGGTTAACACAATCTCCTAAAGTGAGAG GAAACATTTTGATGGAAGTGGTAAATGACGAAGAAGATTCTCCACTAGTGCTaaagttaaaattgtttaacagaTCCATACCCGAGTTGGTCAACCTCTTTCAGCCTCCAGTTGATATATCAAAACATGTGAAATGGACTGACTTATTATCGAACATGCTCGTTGGTAAACAAATTgtttag
- the LOC142974859 gene encoding putative RNA-binding protein Alsin2 isoform X1, with the protein MSAHEQMRAMLDQLMGTARNGETDRHGVKFYDDAVCKSFLLQCCPHEILSSTRMDLGECPKIHDLALRADYELASKTKDYFYDIDATEHLEAFIADCDRRTTAAKQRLAETQEELSAEVTEKANAVHELAEQIGQKLARAEALGEEGMVEESVKLMGEIDELRKKKAVAEQEYRNSMPASSYQQQKLRVCEVCSAYLGIHDNDRRLADHFGGKLHLGFITIREKLAELKKTVDKRREERGASERERSGGRRHYVGGRELDRRARRHRESARDRDRNKESDRNERDRKDRDRDRERERDRRRTRSRSRSRRDESRERSRGRDRVRERESRRSRSHRSNSRERRRD; encoded by the exons ATGTCAGCACACGAGCAAATGAGGGCAATGTTAGATCAATTGATGGGCACAGCTCGCAATG GTGAAACAGACAGGCATGGCGTAAAATTTTACGATGATGCAGTGTGcaaatcatttttattgcaATGTTGTCCTCATGAAATACTGTCTTCCACG CGTATGGATCTAGGTGAGTGTCCAAAAATACATGATCTGGCTCTACGTGCGGATTATGAATTAGCATCAAAAACCAAAGACTATTTCTATGACATTGAT GCCACCGAACATTTAGAGGCGTTTATAGCCGACTGCGATCGGCGCACAACTGCAGCAAAACAGCGCCTTGCAGAAACTCAGGAAGAGTTGTCTGCTGAAGTGACAGAGAAAGCTAATGCCGTGCACGAACTTGCGGAGCAGATCGGTCAAAAGTTGGCTCGAGCTGAGGCACTCGGAGAAGAGGGCATGGTAGAAGAGAGTGTTAAACTCATGGGAGAG ATTGATGAACTGCGCAAAAAGAAGGCTGTGGCTGAACAGGAATATAGAAATTCTATGCCGGCGTCATCTTACCAACAGCAGAAACTACGAGTTTGCGAAGTGTGCTCTGCGTATTTGGGAATACACGACAATGATAGACGTCTAGCTGATCATTTCGGGGGTAAACTTCATCTCGGATTCATTACTATTCGAGAGAAATTAGCGGAATTAAAG aaaactgTGGATAAACGTCGAGAAGAGCGTGGTGCTTCAGAGCGTGAGCGAAGTGGGGGTCGTCGCCACTATGTCGGTGGCCGGGAACTGGACAGACGCGCGCGCAGGCACCGCGAGTCTGCACGCGACCGCGACCGTAACAAGGAGTCTGACCGTAACGAACGTGACCGCAAGGACAGGGATCGCGACCGTGAACGTGAACGCGACAGGAG GCGCACGAGATCGCGCAGTCGAAGTAGACGAGATGAGTCTCGCGAGCGGTCCCGCGGTCGTGACCGTGTCCGCGAGCGAGAGTCCCGCCGCAGTCGCTCACATCGCTCCAACTCACGAGAACGTCGGCGAGACTAG
- the LOC142974859 gene encoding putative RNA-binding protein Alsin2 isoform X2 has translation MRDRLYELGCSRMDLGECPKIHDLALRADYELASKTKDYFYDIDATEHLEAFIADCDRRTTAAKQRLAETQEELSAEVTEKANAVHELAEQIGQKLARAEALGEEGMVEESVKLMGEIDELRKKKAVAEQEYRNSMPASSYQQQKLRVCEVCSAYLGIHDNDRRLADHFGGKLHLGFITIREKLAELKKTVDKRREERGASERERSGGRRHYVGGRELDRRARRHRESARDRDRNKESDRNERDRKDRDRDRERERDRRRTRSRSRSRRDESRERSRGRDRVRERESRRSRSHRSNSRERRRD, from the exons ATGAGGGATAGATTGTATGAGTTAGGCTGTTCT CGTATGGATCTAGGTGAGTGTCCAAAAATACATGATCTGGCTCTACGTGCGGATTATGAATTAGCATCAAAAACCAAAGACTATTTCTATGACATTGAT GCCACCGAACATTTAGAGGCGTTTATAGCCGACTGCGATCGGCGCACAACTGCAGCAAAACAGCGCCTTGCAGAAACTCAGGAAGAGTTGTCTGCTGAAGTGACAGAGAAAGCTAATGCCGTGCACGAACTTGCGGAGCAGATCGGTCAAAAGTTGGCTCGAGCTGAGGCACTCGGAGAAGAGGGCATGGTAGAAGAGAGTGTTAAACTCATGGGAGAG ATTGATGAACTGCGCAAAAAGAAGGCTGTGGCTGAACAGGAATATAGAAATTCTATGCCGGCGTCATCTTACCAACAGCAGAAACTACGAGTTTGCGAAGTGTGCTCTGCGTATTTGGGAATACACGACAATGATAGACGTCTAGCTGATCATTTCGGGGGTAAACTTCATCTCGGATTCATTACTATTCGAGAGAAATTAGCGGAATTAAAG aaaactgTGGATAAACGTCGAGAAGAGCGTGGTGCTTCAGAGCGTGAGCGAAGTGGGGGTCGTCGCCACTATGTCGGTGGCCGGGAACTGGACAGACGCGCGCGCAGGCACCGCGAGTCTGCACGCGACCGCGACCGTAACAAGGAGTCTGACCGTAACGAACGTGACCGCAAGGACAGGGATCGCGACCGTGAACGTGAACGCGACAGGAG GCGCACGAGATCGCGCAGTCGAAGTAGACGAGATGAGTCTCGCGAGCGGTCCCGCGGTCGTGACCGTGTCCGCGAGCGAGAGTCCCGCCGCAGTCGCTCACATCGCTCCAACTCACGAGAACGTCGGCGAGACTAG
- the LOC142974859 gene encoding putative RNA-binding protein Alsin2 isoform X3, producing MDLGECPKIHDLALRADYELASKTKDYFYDIDATEHLEAFIADCDRRTTAAKQRLAETQEELSAEVTEKANAVHELAEQIGQKLARAEALGEEGMVEESVKLMGEIDELRKKKAVAEQEYRNSMPASSYQQQKLRVCEVCSAYLGIHDNDRRLADHFGGKLHLGFITIREKLAELKKTVDKRREERGASERERSGGRRHYVGGRELDRRARRHRESARDRDRNKESDRNERDRKDRDRDRERERDRRRTRSRSRSRRDESRERSRGRDRVRERESRRSRSHRSNSRERRRD from the exons ATGGATCTAGGTGAGTGTCCAAAAATACATGATCTGGCTCTACGTGCGGATTATGAATTAGCATCAAAAACCAAAGACTATTTCTATGACATTGAT GCCACCGAACATTTAGAGGCGTTTATAGCCGACTGCGATCGGCGCACAACTGCAGCAAAACAGCGCCTTGCAGAAACTCAGGAAGAGTTGTCTGCTGAAGTGACAGAGAAAGCTAATGCCGTGCACGAACTTGCGGAGCAGATCGGTCAAAAGTTGGCTCGAGCTGAGGCACTCGGAGAAGAGGGCATGGTAGAAGAGAGTGTTAAACTCATGGGAGAG ATTGATGAACTGCGCAAAAAGAAGGCTGTGGCTGAACAGGAATATAGAAATTCTATGCCGGCGTCATCTTACCAACAGCAGAAACTACGAGTTTGCGAAGTGTGCTCTGCGTATTTGGGAATACACGACAATGATAGACGTCTAGCTGATCATTTCGGGGGTAAACTTCATCTCGGATTCATTACTATTCGAGAGAAATTAGCGGAATTAAAG aaaactgTGGATAAACGTCGAGAAGAGCGTGGTGCTTCAGAGCGTGAGCGAAGTGGGGGTCGTCGCCACTATGTCGGTGGCCGGGAACTGGACAGACGCGCGCGCAGGCACCGCGAGTCTGCACGCGACCGCGACCGTAACAAGGAGTCTGACCGTAACGAACGTGACCGCAAGGACAGGGATCGCGACCGTGAACGTGAACGCGACAGGAG GCGCACGAGATCGCGCAGTCGAAGTAGACGAGATGAGTCTCGCGAGCGGTCCCGCGGTCGTGACCGTGTCCGCGAGCGAGAGTCCCGCCGCAGTCGCTCACATCGCTCCAACTCACGAGAACGTCGGCGAGACTAG